Part of the Quercus lobata isolate SW786 chromosome 6, ValleyOak3.0 Primary Assembly, whole genome shotgun sequence genome, cacttatacattttttttgccCCTTATATTCTCCAACAAGAATTATTTAGTTAGatctaattttctttattatttttgaatgcTATTAATTTTGTATCTAGTTATCAATTTGTAACACAACAACAATGTTGTTCGCATTGTTGGCAAGATAACATACAATCATTCTCCTTTTATCATATATACAATACAAAAAACTGCACCCATCAACAAGAATTGTACAGGGTACTGAATTGTGTGGGGATCATGACAGAAATGGATGACTCGGGGGAAAAGAAATCAGGTTGTGGCCTCTTAAATGCAGTATTCGGTAGACGTGGTTTTTGGCCAAGAAGAGCTACCTCTACCGGTTCTATTCACTCGGGAAATGGTCCTGAATTTGTCAAGACACCAAGCACTCCAAATTCAAGAAGGCGGCGAAGTGACTCTGACGAAAGCTCATTCATTGAGAACTCACCTAATACGTCAGAGCCGACGACTATACCTGTGGCTAGCCCTACACAAAATCCTCAAAGGGCACCTGCTGTATATAATCAAGTCCAaggtagaagaccctccaatcAGGTTGTAATTGTACCCTCATCAGGCACAGGCTCAACAACAAAGATAGCTCCGAATCAAGGATATGTTAACCAAGGCAGAAGGGTGCCAAGGGAAGCCATTGGAATTTCTGGTGAGCTAGAAAGTATGATTGTGGATCATCAAAAGGCAAAGGGAGGTAATAATCTTGTTCGCGCATCATCTGGCAATTTAATGCTTTTTGGCAATTTAGGTAACTTAAGGCAGCCAGGAGGAGGAAATGTGAATTCATATAATGTTGTTAACCATCCTCCTAAGGCTGGAAGAGAAGAAATTCCAACGCCAAAAGGAAATAACTCAAATTACTCAAATGGGGTAAGGGGAAATGTGGTAACAAGTACTTATGGAGAAGGAAAACCCAGTCTAGAAAATTCCTTGTGCCGAGCTCTCTCAACCAGAATGGATCCTGAGACATTGAAGATTATGGGCAATGAGGATTACAAGAATGGAAGATTTGCTGAAGCCCTGGCCTTGTATGATGCAGCAATTTCCATTGACCCCAATAAGGCTTCATATAGAAGCAACAAAAGTGCTGCATTAGCCGCTCTTGGTAGGCTTCTTGAAGCAGTTTTTGAGTGCAGGGAAGCTATTCAAATCGAACCTCATTATCAAAGAGCTCATCATCGTTTGGCAACATTATACTTAAGGTAAGGAATTAAAACTATTTATTCCTAGACAATATGAACAATCATATGTACTTCCCTAGAATAATTTCTTTTTGCTAGTCTGTGCATTTTTATTCCTGTTAGACATTATCATTCTTATaattttgagaatatatttCTGCATACAGATTAGGGGAAGCAGAAAAGGCATTGTATCATTTTAAACATGCAGGACCAGAGGCGGACCCTGATGACATAGCCAAAGTGAAATCGCTTCAGGTCCATCTCAACAAGTGCACTGAGGCTCGCAAATTCCGAGATTGGAACACCCTGATTAAGGAAGCTGCATACGCTATTTCTGCAGGTGCAGATTCAGCACCACTGGTAAGCCATAAGTAATAGAATTGGTCTCTTATTAATTTTGCACTTTATATGAATCTGTCAACCTTTGTAAGTGTGCATCTGTGAC contains:
- the LOC115950547 gene encoding inactive TPR repeat-containing thioredoxin TTL3 isoform X2, whose product is MDDSGEKKSGCGLLNAVFGRRGFWPRRATSTGSIHSGNGPEFVKTPSTPNSRRRRSDSDESSFIENSPNTSEPTTIPVASPTQNPQRAPAVYNQVQGRRPSNQVVIVPSSGTGSTTKIAPNQGYVNQGRRVPREAIGISGELESMIVDHQKAKGGNNLVRASSGNLMLFGNLGNLRQPGGGNVNSYNVVNHPPKAGREEIPTPKGNNSNYSNGVRGNVVTSTYGEGKPSLENSLCRALSTRMDPETLKIMGNEDYKNGRFAEALALYDAAISIDPNKASYRSNKSAALAALGRLLEAVFECREAIQIEPHYQRAHHRLATLYLRLGEAEKALYHFKHAGPEADPDDIAKVKSLQVHLNKCTEARKFRDWNTLIKEAAYAISAGADSAPLIFALQAEALLKLHKHQDADETMSKGPNFELDSCTRFLGPIGSANLLAIRAQVDLAAGRFDDALESAQRAARLDSNNREAKMAMRKARAISAARSKGNDHFKASRFSEACVAYGEGLENDPYNSVLLCNRATSRSKLGQFEKAVEDCTVALNLRPSYSKARLRRADCNAKLGKWEASIQDYEVLLKESPGDEHVSQALLDAQVQLKRQRGEDVNGTMNGGSDSVIVLY
- the LOC115950547 gene encoding inactive TPR repeat-containing thioredoxin TTL3 isoform X1, encoding MTEMDDSGEKKSGCGLLNAVFGRRGFWPRRATSTGSIHSGNGPEFVKTPSTPNSRRRRSDSDESSFIENSPNTSEPTTIPVASPTQNPQRAPAVYNQVQGRRPSNQVVIVPSSGTGSTTKIAPNQGYVNQGRRVPREAIGISGELESMIVDHQKAKGGNNLVRASSGNLMLFGNLGNLRQPGGGNVNSYNVVNHPPKAGREEIPTPKGNNSNYSNGVRGNVVTSTYGEGKPSLENSLCRALSTRMDPETLKIMGNEDYKNGRFAEALALYDAAISIDPNKASYRSNKSAALAALGRLLEAVFECREAIQIEPHYQRAHHRLATLYLRLGEAEKALYHFKHAGPEADPDDIAKVKSLQVHLNKCTEARKFRDWNTLIKEAAYAISAGADSAPLIFALQAEALLKLHKHQDADETMSKGPNFELDSCTRFLGPIGSANLLAIRAQVDLAAGRFDDALESAQRAARLDSNNREAKMAMRKARAISAARSKGNDHFKASRFSEACVAYGEGLENDPYNSVLLCNRATSRSKLGQFEKAVEDCTVALNLRPSYSKARLRRADCNAKLGKWEASIQDYEVLLKESPGDEHVSQALLDAQVQLKRQRGEDVNGTMNGGSDSVIVLY